TTTGGCCGCTGCCAAGGAGCTTGGTAATTCAAATGAGCTCTATCTAATGGCGTGCATTTTGGTAAAAGACTACCCTTCGAAGTGAGTATAAATTTTATTTCTTGTTTTGTGGCCTGTGTGTGAGCAACTGAGCATGTCAATTAGCATATATGTCTTCTGTTTTTATTTCAATCCTAGCTAGAATATTATAACCTGTTTTCTTTTTTTTTTCGAGTTAATATGTAATCAAGACTCTTTTGTTTGATGCTTTATGGTGTAAATAATCACTAATAACCTTGTAGGAGCCCTGTCATGGTTTCCGGTGGGTTGTTACTACTATTGTATCAAAAAGTATGCTGAAGCTCGGCGGTACTTTAGGTAATTATGCTGGCTTGATCAACTCTAGTAGGTAGGTGCAATAGTACTCGTCTGACCTGGTGATCCATTTTTTTCTAATATGGTCTTGCAGCAAAGCGACGAATATAGATGGCTCATTCTCACCAGCTTGGATAGGCTTTGGTAATTCCTTTGCCGCACAAGAGGAGGGTGATCAAGCCATGTCTGCCTATCGAACTGCAGCTAGGCTATTTCCAGGGTAATCAAGTTACTCTTCCTTTCTTCATAATTAGTAATGTCCACAATGAGTCATTCTCAGCCTGAAGCATTGTGGAAGTCTTCTTATTACGTTACGAATTGTCTGTGACAGGTTAAATCTTGATATTATCTTGTTCCAGGTGTCATTTGCCAACTCTGTACACTGGAATGGAGTATATGCGAACTCACAGCTACAAGCTTGCGGACCAGGTAACAAGTTACAACATGCCGTTTGGTGTCTTCAAATGTTATCGCTTATCGTTTTTGCTAATATATTATTTATCTTTGATATCTACTCTTGGTCCAGTTTTTCATGCAAGCAAAGGCAATATGCCCTTCAGATCCACTTGTTTATAATGAACTCAGAGTTGTTTCATATCATATGAAAGAGTGCGTTCCATGCTCTTTATATTCTGCTTATCTCCGACATTTTCAAATGGTCAGTCCTGTAATCTGAGTCAACAATTTTCACTACATTTCAGGTATGGTAAAGCTGTGAGGTGGTTTGAGAAGACGTTGGCCCATATACCATCTGTATTAACTGAAATCTGGGAACCAACTGTGGTCAACCTCGCTCATGCATTTAGGAAGCTAAGGTATAGTGGTGCCAACACAACTACCAAGAATTTATTTAATAAGAATTTATTTGCGAGCCAATAAAAGAGCACTTATTAACAGGAAGTACCGTGAAGCTATATCATACTATGAAAGAGCACTTACGCTATCAACTAAAAGCTTAAGCACTTATTCCGGCTTGGCGTACACTTACCATTTGCAGGTATTCGGCTGTTCTTTAAACACCAGTCATACTTTTCTAAAGCAAACAGTTGTAATTTTCCCACTTTCATCTTAATCTTTTCCAGGGGAATTTCTCAGCTGCTATCTCTCATTATCACAAGGTATTGCAAACTTCTAGTGATGTCCGTAATATTTTAAACCTTCTTCCTTTTTTTAATCATGTGCTATGTTTCTTTTCCAAATCTTCAGGCCTTGTGGTTGAAACCTGATGATCAATTCTGTACCGAGATGTTGAACGTGGCTCTCATGGATGAATGCCAGAACGGGCTTGATTCAACGGTTGAGCTCTGTTGAGAATTTGGTCAGTTAAATCAACCGCCTTATTTTCTAGTTCGTGCTGTAATTTATATGTACTATCATTGTGACGCTTGAAAAGATAATATATGACTTATTCCATTCATCCAAGAGACTATTACAATATATTTTATAAAGAATCTACGCATTTCTGCTTCTTTTATTTTACATTATATAGAGCTTTTAACGTAAAACTCAATATTTTCGTAGGGTTAGCAGATAGATTTTGAGAAAAATTCAAAAAACATAACAATATTGTTTTAATGCATAGTTGTCTCATGTAATATACGATGATGGTCAAAGAGGTTTGGAACCTTTGTTGTCTACATTTATCTAGAAAATAGCGGTTTTACAATGGTTAGTCCACTAATTTAAGAAGTATACGAAGATTATAGGTTTAAGTATATAAAACATTTACCAAAATTCAATATATTTGTAGGGGTTAACATATAGATTTTGAGAAAATTTCAAAAAAAGCAATTGTTCTAAATAGACCATTTTCAAGTTTTGATCACAAAAATAGACTACAAAGAGGAAAATGACCAAAATGTTTCATTTAATAGGTAAAAAGACCCTAATACCCTAGATATATAAAAAATAAAAAATAAAAAACAAATTAAAAAAAATAATAATATTTGAAAACATATAATCTAAAACTATAAAAAAATTATTATTATTTTTTTTCAAATTTTCTTTTTGTAATTCGAAAATACTTATTGAAACTATTTTTAAAATTTTTATTTTCAAATTTTTAATATTTATTTTTTATTTTATAAACCCTAAGGTTTGTATTAGTTAACCCTAGGGGTATAAGTGTATATTTACCTCTTTAATGAAACATTTTGGTCATTTTGATCCTTAAAGTCTATATTTGTGACAGAAACTTTTTTAATGTTATCCTAGGGTATTTCCGTATTTCCCTTTTAAAAAATATGACAATATTGTTTTAATGCATAGTTGCATCATGCACTAACATATGATGATGTTGAAAGAGGTTTGGAGCCTTTGTTGTCTCCTTTTTTCAAGAAAATAACGACTTTATAGTGGTTATTCCACCGATTTACGGAGTATTATGAAGTTTTACTAAATTAATTGATAAAAATTATAACAATTCTCATATGCCATGAAAGAAAGTTTAACATACATTAATACAAATGTAGAATGTTGTTAGAAATTTTAAAACAACACTAATATGTTTAGGATTCAGTATATAGAGCGTTTAACATAAAACTCAATATTTTCGTAGGGGTTGTTAATACATAGATTTTGAGAAAAATTCAAAAATACAAAAAATATAAAAATATTGCTTTAATGCCTAGTTGTCTCCTCTACCAATATACGGTGTTGGTCAAAGAGGTTTGGAACCTTTGTTGTCTTCATTTCTCTAGCGAACAGTGATTTTATAATGGTTACTCCACTAATTTAGAGAGTATATGAAATTTTACTAAATTAATTTTTAAAAAAAATTGAACGATGCTCATGTACCATGAAAGAAAGTTTAGCATACACTAATACAAATGTATAATGTGGTTAGAAATTTTAAAACAACACTAAATATTACAGACTTCAGTATAGAAATCAATTATCAAAATTCAATATTTTTGTAGGGGTTAAAACATAGATTTTGAGAAAATTTCAAAAATATGACAATATTGTTTAAATCCATAGTTGCATCATGCACTAACATATGATGATGTTGAAAGAAGTTTGGAGCCTTTGTTGTCTCCGTTTTTCAAGAAAATAGCGACTTTATTGTGGTTATTCCACCGATTTAGGGAGTATTATGAAGTTTTACTAAATTAATTGATAAAAATTATAACAATTCTCATATGCCATGAAAGAAAGTTTAACATACATTAATACAAATGTAGAGTGTAGTTAGGAATTTTAAAAGCACACTAAAATGTTTAGGCTTCAGTATATAGAGCGTTTAACGTAAAACTCAATATTTTCGTAGGGGTTAACACATAGATTTTGAGAAAAATTCAAAAAATATAACAATATTGCTTTAATGCATAGTTGCCTCATGTACTAATATATGATGATGGTCAAAGAGGATTGGAACCTTTGTTGTCTTAATTTCTCAAGAGAATAGCGATTTTATAATGGTTACTCCACTTATTTAGGGAGTATATGAAGTTTTATTAAATTAACTTATAAAAAAAATTGAATGATGCTCATGCACCATGAAAGAGAGTTTTGCATACATTAATACAAAAGTAGAATGTGGTTAGAAATTATAAAACAACGCTAAAGATTATAGGCTTCAGTATACAAAACAATTTTAAAAATTCAATATTTTTGTAGGGGTTAACACATAGATTTTGAAAAAAATTCAAAAAACATGACAAATTTTTTTTAATGCATAGTTGCATCCTGCACTAACATATGATGATGTTGAAAGAGGTTTGGAGCCTTTCTTGTGTCCGTTTTTAAAGAAAATAGCGATTTTATAGGAGTTATTCCAC
The DNA window shown above is from Brassica oleracea var. oleracea cultivar TO1000 chromosome C3, BOL, whole genome shotgun sequence and carries:
- the LOC106331244 gene encoding anaphase-promoting complex subunit 6-like, producing MAAVSTTNVEKPTIPNGGDLTSGLDPGKFPRVKELKRIPPRSVTQDQCLLMLGDAKVDEDGNVYDAKDGNLIYFDKDGEDREINISSAICFLRGKAYGALQNRSQARQWYKAAIKADPLCYEALECLIESHMLTSEEESNLLSSLQFSPEDGWLSSFYSCLIKKYDKESTVEARFKKLENEISGCVSGSSMISTLVNNTDLLACEAEYYHQCCQYQKCFELTSGLLEKDPFHLKCTLVHLAAAKELGNSNELYLMACILVKDYPSKALSWFPVGCYYYCIKKYAEARRYFSKATNIDGSFSPAWIGFGNSFAAQEEGDQAMSAYRTAARLFPGCHLPTLYTGMEYMRTHSYKLADQFFMQAKAICPSDPLVYNELRVVSYHMKEYGKAVRWFEKTLAHIPSVLTEIWEPTVVNLAHAFRKLRKYREAISYYERALTLSTKSLSTYSGLAYTYHLQGNFSAAISHYHKALWLKPDDQFCTEMLNVALMDECQNGLDSTVELC